The Trichomycterus rosablanca isolate fTriRos1 chromosome 15, fTriRos1.hap1, whole genome shotgun sequence genome contains a region encoding:
- the si:dkeyp-75b4.8 gene encoding lipopolysaccharide-induced tumor necrosis factor-alpha factor homolog → MIKFSTPVPPYPVFSITTDISTLPQTQVVVQSSSEVLTTQPATETLGDAPTVTICPYCRNRITTKVHYKPGSVALGMCCPISIFGLICGFCLIPCCMPQFQDVYHSCPDCSKLIGWHNR, encoded by the exons ATGATcaagt TCAGCACACCTGTGCCACCATATCCTGTCTTTAGCATTACCACAGACATCAGCACTCTGCCCCAAACACaag TGGTGGTACAATCTTCATCAGAGGTGCTTACAACACAGCCAGCTACAGAAACACTGGGCGACGCTCCCACTGTAACTATTTGCCCATACTGCAGAAACCGAATTACAACCAAAGTGCATTATAAACCTGGATCTGTAGCACTGGGCATGTGCTGTCCGATCTCTATTTTTGG ACTCATCTGTGGATTTTGCCTCATCCCTTGCTGTATGCCTCAGTTTCAAGATGTTTATCATTCATGCCCAGACTGCAGTAAACTTATAGGTTGGCATAATCGCTAG